ATTAAAAATTCAGCTGATAATTCGTATCCGCGCATGTAATCAGGCGAACCAGGAAAATATTGCATGAAACCATGTATATTTCCATCAAATCGAATATGTTTAATATGTGTGCCTGCCGTTTTAATTTTCTCTGCGTATAACTCACCTTCATCACAAAAAGGATCATATTCTGCGGTAAAAATAAGTGTTTTAGGCATTTTACTTAAATAGTTTTTATCTGTTTGCAGCAACGATAAAGGTATTAAATTAGTCGTTAGCGGCATTAGCTTTAAAATATCTACACCGTACTTTGCATTATACATTTTTCTTGAAAGATATTCACTTTTTTCAACCTCATTAGTAAAATCAATAATTGGATAAAACAATAATTGATTAGATAGGATAAAATCCTTTGTTTGGATTGATTGGATAATGATTGATGTAGCTAAGCTTGCACCAATACTATCACCACAAATGGAAACGTTGTCATGGTCTCCTCCAAATTTATGTGCATTTGAAGTAATCCACTTTAATGCAGCATAACTTCCATCGAAGGTAGCGCTTACGGATTTTTTTAATAATGGCGTATAATCTATGGAAATTACCTTATATCCAGAAAATGAAGCAAGCATTCGACAAGCGATGTCTGAAGATTCCCAATCTCCGCTTATAATTTCTCCACCATTTAGAAAGACTAACAATGAATAATGAGGCATGTCCTTTGGTGTATAAATTCTTATTGGAAGATGAAGTGAGGCGAAATCGATTTGCTGATCTTCGATTTGAAATACATCCGGCCTTCTTTCGTTAGGAGGACTTTCGGAGTGAATTCCATTTGTTCTGTCGTCAGAAAATTGCTCAAAATGTTGCAATATATACGAATGAATGGGCATAAAATTCTCCTTTCTTTTGGTTTAAAAAAACTGCATCTCAAAAACGAGAGATGCAGTCCGAGTTTTTGTTTAATGATGATGTAATTTGTTTTTAATCTCATTGGTGTCTGTATCACTAAATTTGGATGTACCTTTCCCACCCGTTTTAGCTAATAATTCATAAACCTCATTATAAGACAGACCAGATTGGGCGTTTAGTTTCTTGACTTCATCAATGTTCGTACCTGCAACAGTAAATTGTTCATTATCATTTTGTTTCATTGGTTTTCCTCCAAGCGGATTCTGAGTTTATTTTGCTTCAAATGAAGTAAATTATTTATGGTACTTGCCTTAACGAATGACTATAATTACCATTTTGTGATGAATAGCATGTAATAAAAATGAAAAAAATAAAACACCAAGCTGTTAAAAGCTTGGTGTGTTGTTATTCATGGACGTAATATCTTCAACAAATTTAATTTCTGGAACAAATTGAGACAAATGATCTTGCATTTCTTTATAAATGTACTGGGAATTAGCTAAGTCATCCTCCGTCAATTGGTACATAGGAATAATTTCGTAATCTCTCCAATTTGTAAATTTGACATATGTTAATAATGATTTAGGGTTTCCTACCTCTATTAATACATTTTCTGTTCCATTTTTATCAAAAGTAACTGTTTTTGTTACATCAAGTTGTAAAATGACACCAATTTGTCTATATAATTCATCTTGAGCTGATATAAAGTTACCTAATGAATGAGCGACAAAGGTTTTATTACCGTTTATACCATCATACCATTTCGCTGGCTGTAATACATGAGGGTGATGGGCAAAGATAATATGAGCCCCACTATCTGAAGCCAATTGTGCAATATGTTCTTGATAATCGTTAAACATTCGTGAATATTCATTTCCTAAGTGAAGATTTACGATGACGACATCAGACATACTTTTTGCTTTTATAATATCCTCTTCCAATTTCTCCTCATCAATATAATTCACTAAATATTCTTTACCTTCAGGGGTTATTAATCCATTTGTTCCGTAGGTATACCCTAAAAAAGAAAATACGATATTATTTACAGTTAATGTTTTGATTGTTTCAGAGTCTTCTTTACTTGCTGCTGCACCAACATATGTCACACCAAGGCTATTCCAATAGTTGGTCGCATTAATGATCGCTTCTTCTCCACGGTCTAATGTATGATTATTTGCCATTGTAACGACATCAATTCCTGCTTCTTTTAATGCATCAGCTACCTCATAAGGACTATTAAATTGAGGATAACTGGATAAGCCAAGTTCTTGTCCGCCGATAATACTTTCGGAATTAGCAATCGTAATATCAGCGCTTTCTAAATAAGGTTTTACTCTTTCAAACATTTTTGTGAAATCAAACTTATCTTTTTCGACGAGTGCGTCTTCATAAACAGAATTATGAATTAAAATATCACCAATGGATGATACGGATGCTGTATATATTTCTGGCTCTTTTGGTACAATTTCCTCTTCTTCCGTTTTATCTACTTCTATATCTGAATTTGGGTTTTGATGTTCTGGTTCAATCGTATTACATGATGTTATGAAGAAAAGTAGAAGAATCGCTAAAAACTTTCTTATAGTACTTTCACTCCTTAATATTGAATAGCTTTTATATATAGTATTATACCAAACTTACATATTATTTAAATCTATTTATTGCTATTAATCTCTAGATATGGAAATTAAATTATTGGCAGTTAGTTTACGGGGGTTTGTAATATTAGGCCTTTGTGCCACTATCACAAACTATTTTTCTCCTCATATTCTAAAGGAAAAACAACTAGGGGGGAGAATATGCTAGTCGAGTTAACGGCTCTTCATTGGATTTATGTACTTTTTATCGTATTAATTATTGGGTTTATGGTAATGCGTCGAGATACAACTCTTATTTCAACGTTAGGAATTTTTCTTATTGCTATTGTCGCAACAGCAGATTTTACTGCTTCGGTCAGCGGTGTGTTTAAAAGCTTTGTATTTGCAACGACCGAACTGCTTTCTACAATACTAATTATTTGTATAATTGTCGCGATGAGTAAAGTGCTGCAAAAGACCGGGATTAATGAAGTAATGGTGACCCCATTTACAAAGATTTTTAAATCACCTGGCCTAGCGTTTTGGACAATTGGGATATTGATGATGGTCATTTCTTGGTTTTTCTGGCCATCTCCAGCAGTAGCGCTTTTAGGTGCTGTTATGCTTCCAGTAGCAATACGCGCAGGTCTCCCTGCGTTAGGCGTTGCGATGGCGATGAACTTATTTGGTCATGGAATTGCCCTTTCAAGTGATTTTATCATTCAAGGTGCCCCAAAATTAACTGCTGATGCTGCTGGAATCCCGGTTACAGATGTCGTAATGGCAAGTATTCCTTTAGTAATTGTTATGGGGGCTGTTACAACACTTGTTGCATTTATCCTACTAAAAAGGGAAATGAAGCGTGGTTCCATGGAAATGGTCGGAACATTTGATGGTGAACACGTAGAAGAAAAACCAGAAGATTTATTATCATTAAGACAAAAACAAATATTTGCCGTACTAATTCCAGTTGCGTTTATACTTGATGTAGTTGCGATGGCAGTCTTTAATTTATCTGGAGGCGACGCAACGGCAATTGTTGGTGGTACAGCAATACTTATTTTATTAATATTGTCAATGTTTGCTTATAAAAACGGTGGATTAGAAAAAACAACTAGCCATCTTATTGAAGGATTTCAATTTGGTTTTAAAGTGTTCGGGCCAGTGATCCCTATTGCGGCCTTTTTCTATATGGGAGATGCTGGATTTACTACAATAATTGGAGATTTTTTACCAACTGATTCACAAGGTATTGTCAATGATCTTGGTATCGCATTAGCCTCAGTTGTACCACTTACAAGCGAAATAGCTGCGATTACATTAACAGGAGTAGGAGCTATTACAGGTTTGGATGGCTCAGGTTTTTCAGGTATAACTTTAGCAGGTTCTATTGCGAACTTGTTTGGAACAGCAATTGAAAGTGGAACAGCAACTTTAACAGCACTTGGTCAAATTGCTGCGATTTGGGTTGGTGGTGGTACACTCGTTCCTTGGGCATTAATCCCAGCAGCAGCTATTTGTAATGTTAGTCCATTTGAATTAGCAAGAAGAAATTTGATTCCTGTTGTTGTTGGTTTAATTGTTACAACAATTGTCGCGATGTTCATCATTTAAAAACAAAAGATAGTGAGAGGAATTTACACTCACTATCTTTTGTTTGTTTTTCAATTCGGCAATTGGATCAAACAAAAGAATGTATAGAGTAAAGACATAATAGTTGCCTCTTTACAAGATTAAGCTATTTTCCAATAAAACTGCAATGCCTTGCCCGCCTCCAATACATAAAGAAGCAATTCCGTACTTCTTATTTTGTAATTGAAGTTCTTTTGCAAGTGAATAAGTGATCCGTGCGCCACTTGCTCCAACGGGATGTCCTAACGCTATTGCCCCACCATTAACGTTTATTTTGTCTTGATCTAATTGAAGCTCCTTTATAACAGCTAAGCTTTGGGCCGCAAAAGCTTCATTCAATTCAAATAAATCGATATCGTCTAATGTAAGATTTGATTTGTTTAATACTTTTTGTATAGCTGGAACTGGACCTATTCCCATTATATTTGGGTCTACTCCTGCTACTGCCCATGCAACAATTTTGGATAGCGGTTTTAAATTGTATTGACGAACAGCCTCTTCAGAAGCGACGACAACTGCTGCAGCTCCATCATTAATACCACTAGCATTTCCCGCTGTCACTGTTCCATCTTTTAAAAAGGCAGGTTTTAATGAACTCATTTTTTCAATATCGATATTTGAACGAACATGCTCATCCTTTTCAGCAACAATTTCCTGTCCCTTTGCATTTTTCGTCACGACGGGTACAATCTCTTTTGAAAAACGCCCTGATTCCATCGCCTTCATCGCTTTCATGTGAGAATGAAGAGCAAATTCGTCCTGCTCCTCCCTAGTAATTTGATATTGTTTTGCAAGATTTTCTGCTGTAATACCCATTCCACATCCAATGTATTCATCTGTTAATGTCCCCCAAAGCATATCATCAATTTCCGGTGCTTTGTTCGGATTACTAAAACGAGTCCCTCTTAAAACATGAGGAGCTCGTGACATATTTTCTGTGCCACCAGCTACGATGATATTGGCATCACCTAATAATATTGATTGCGCCCCACATAAAATTGCCTGTAATCCAGACCCACAAAGACGATTAACAGTTAAAGCAGATGACTTTTGAGGTAAACCACTTTTCAACCCGATATGACGAGCTAAATAAGCGGAATTTTTATGAGTATGAATGATATTTCCAAAAATAATCTCATCAATGTTTTCTGTGTTAACGCTGCTTCTTCTAATTGCTTCTTTTGTTACACTAACCCCTAAATTAACATCCTCTGTGTTTAAAAATGAACCTCCAAAACTTCCAAAGGCAGTTCTGCTACCTTCAATAATATAAACCATAATATTCCCCCTTCTAAAATCCCCTTTATGTCATTATATTCTAAATTTACTAACTAAAGATATATTTACTCTCGAAAGTGTTGTTAATTCATAGTTTTTTAATTCCTATAAAGAAAAAGACTGCAAACAACCTCAAAATTCTTTGAAGTTGTCTACAGTCTAAGGTGTCTTTAGAAGACAGCTTAATTTTCGTATTCATGAATATATCGTCCATATTTAGGCTTTGCTATTTCATCAAATTCTTTTGCAAGTTTTGCTAAGTTTTCCTTTAGTTCTTCCCCAGCCATCGGTATACCATGACCAGTTACCGCAATGGTCGGGTTAAGATAGGATAACTTTTGTACGGATTCTCTTGCTTGATTCCAATTGATTGTGAAGTATCGAGGAGGACCACTAATTTCCTTCTCTTGGACTAAAACTTTGAATAATGATTCCTGTTTAACCGTAACGAATGCATCTCCAACGATTAAAGCGCGGTCATTTTCTCTAAATAGTGACACATGTCCCGGTGAGTGTCCTGGTGTGGGTATCCACTTCCATCCTGACAAACCTGGAATCGTTCCATCCTTCGGTAATGGTTGTACATGAGAACCAAGATGTATCGGATCATTTGGAAAATAAAAGGACATTCTTGCGACAAGTCCACCTTCCACTGAAGTATCTGCCTCTGGATATTTCTTTTGCCCCGTTAGATATGGAATTTCTAATTCGTGTGCATAAACTGGGACATTCCAATGTTTGATTAACTCAATTACAGCACCGACATGGTCAAAATGCCCGTGAGTTAAAACAATAGCATTCGGTCTTGCATTTGGACCAAATCGATTTTCAGCTTCCTGAATAATTGTATCCGCCGATTTTGGCATGCCAGCATCAATTAATGTCCAATCCTTTTTGTCCCCAACAAAACAAACATTTACGACTTGGATCGTTAAAACAAAAATATCACTGGTGATTTCCTTCCCTATACCACTTAAAATAGAGGTCATCGGAATAAATTTATAATCATTACCGTAATTTAATTGCTCATCCATCTATACGAACTCCCTTCCAATCATATTTTTTCTTAAAGAGAATCGTTTATACAATAGAAATGTAAAAAACCCACTTTTGATCGTGAGTTTAATGAATTTTATTTTAATGGTATTTCAATTTGTGCCTTTCCATCTAATAATTTTGGAGAACTACTATAATAGATCTTTACTGGATTGACGGCATCTTTTAAGTCGAAAGAATAAGTTGCTTCGATTTTCCGCTCATCAGTAGTAAATGAATGACCATCACTATAATAAATATTTCCTTTTGAATCAATGACATTACCGAAAAGTTGGTTTTTTATTTCAGAAGTATCTGTATATGTGACATCTAATGTATTAAAGCCTGTAACCTCCACATCAACTTCTTTACTAAGTGGGTTTTTAAGTACTTTTTGTTTAAGGAAATCGACTTCAATATAATCTTCGCCTTTTGGTAGTACTTCAATTTGATCAAAAACTAATGTTAATGTTTCAGGTTCCCTAAAATAATTACTTTGAATAAAAATACGATGTGTTTCATCTCTAAAACTACCAAATGCTACTAATCCATTGGATGTTCTACCCCATTCTTCTCCATTTTCATCTAACATGATAAAGTCTTGTATATTTAAAATTTGCATTGTATTAGTTGGATCTGCTCCAATTTTAATCTCTGCTCTTAAAGGTGATATTTTAATGGACTCGATGTTTATTTTTTGACCATCGATATCAACGTGTTTATTCAGCTTTATAAGTTTAGACTTTTGAATCGGTTTCGTTAAAGTAAATGGTACTTCAAATGTAGTTTGTTTCTCATCTGCAAATGTCAGCTTCATTTCAAAGTTTGGATTTGTATAATCAATTGGTTTATGGGCTACTACTTCCAATTTGTCTTTAATGATGTTTGTTGGATCGATGGAAGGCCAGCTTGATGTTAATGCTCCAAGTTCTAAGCTTCCATCTTTTTGAATTAGTTCAAATTCCTTTGTATTTAGTTTTGATATATCATATGGTGCCTCTAATTGATAAAAAATGATCATACCAGATTCATCGGAGATAGTTCCAAGAATTGTTAAAGTTAAGTCATTTTTTGTTTGCATGATTCCTAGTTCTTCATAATATTCATTTTCAACAATGTCTTTAACGCCTTTATCATACGTAATTAATTCAACCAATGGAGCAAAACCAGGAATTTTTGCAATTGTTTGAGCGAATGTTGGTGAAACACGAATAGAAGTGACAAAAGCCAATACGAGTGCCGCTACAACTGCTAGTTGCTTGAGAATTGTACGGTTTCGTTTCTTATTTTTTTTGAACTTGGAATATCCTTCTTCCCTTGCTTTCCTTATTTTATCTTTTGGAACATCTATTTTTTCAAAATCCTTTTTTAATTGTTCAAATTCCTTCTCATTCATGTTAACGTCCCTCCTCGCTAAATAATGATCGTAGTTTTCGAAGTGTAGCGTGTAATCTTGATTTCACAGTTCCTTCTGGAATATTGAATTCTTTTGCAATTTCTTCATTTTTTAACTCTCGATAATATTTCAGATAAATAAGATGTTGTTGCTCTGTTGGTAATTTTGCAATGACTTCTGCTAACTCCAAATGATTTAAATTCTCGTGTTGGATAATTTCAATATCTTCTTTTAGTTCAATACGATTTATTTTTTTCTTCATATCGTGACAAACGTTGAGTAATACTCGAATTAACCATGTTGATAAAAATTGTGGCTGACGTACTGTATGTATCTTTTTGAAACTTCTGTAAGTAAATTCTTGAATAGCTTCAAGAGCATCATGTTCATTACGTAAGAAGCTATATGCTATACGATAATAAATATCCTCATTTGCTTCTAAAATTTGTAGAAAGGAAGCATGATTCCCGTTTATTGCTTGTTTGCTTAACTCCAAATGTTGCATATTTTACCCTCCTTACTTATTAGACTTTATAGGAATATGAATCGTTCATTTCGATTCAATATTTTAAAAATTCATTAAATTATATTGGTAAAAGTGATCATAGTTAGTATAAAATAATAATCATAGATTAAATAGGACGAAATATTAGGAAGTGGTGTATTGCAATTTAGATTAATAACGGGAATTTTTTCAATTTTAGTTGGGATTATCTTTTTTGGATTTACCTATGAGCCTTTAGGTACAGTTGGAAACATCATCATTCATGTGATTGGTATTTTATTTATTTTAAAAGGGGTTAATTTACTAATACATAAGGAAAAAACAGTGAAAACTAAATCAGAGTAATGAAAAAAACGGATGTTTCGTAAAATTGAAGCATCCGTTTTAAATATTTAAATATGATATTCGATTGTGTCCTCAGCATAATGCCAATCATAAGGTGTTTCTTGATAAACATAGTAGTTCAACCAGTTATAAAACAGTAAATGTGAATGAGCTCTCCACGTGTTTTTCGGTTCTTTTGTTGGATCGTTCTGTGGGAAGTAATTGACTGGTATTTCAACCGGCTCACCTTTTTCAACATCACGTTGATATTCATCTGCCAAGGTATGTGCGTCATACTCAAGATGGCCAGTAATCATAATATGTTTTGTATCTTTTGATTGAATAATAAAAGCACCCGCATCTTCAGAGAAGCTTAATAATCGTAAATCTGGATGGTTTCGCACTTCTTCAAGAGACACATCTGTATGTCTAGAATGTGGTGCAACAAATTCATCATTAAACCCTCGTACTAAATCAACAGTTAAATCCGTAATCACATGAGAATAGATACCTGAACATTTTTTTGGTAATTCAAATTTGCCAATGCCAAAATGATGGTATAGCGCAGCCTGTGCTCCCCAACAAATGTACATACAGGAAGTAACATTTACTTTTGCCCAATCCATTACTCTTGTAATTTCATCCCAATAATTTACTTCTTTAAATTCCATTCTTTCTACTGGAGCTCCAGTGATAATCATACCATCAAATCTGCGATGCTTAATCTCGTCAAATGTTTTATAAAATAATTGCAAGTGAGATTTGGAGACATTCTTCGAAGCATACGTAGCAGTGTTTAAAAATGTCACATTTGTTTGTAATGGTGTATTACCAAGCAAGCGTAACAATTGTAATTCTGTTTTCTCTTTTTCAGGCATTAGATTAAACACTAAAATATTTAATGGACGAATCTCCTGTGTTTTTGCTCGATCTTCTTCCATTATAAAGATCTTTTCTTGCCGTAAAACTTCTCCAGCTGGTAAATTTTTAGGAATATTAATAGGCAATTTTGTTTCCCCCATTTCTTAAAATGCCAAATTTCATCGTTTAGTTTTCATTGATGGGATTTTTCTTAGTTCTAATCCATGACAATAAAAAACCTCTCATTCCAGCAAGTGAAATGAGAGGTACGATTTGAATTTGCGCACTCTTATCTCTCAAGACATTAGTCTTGCTGGAATTAGCACCTTTCTAAATAAATTAGAGGTTGCTGAAGCTTCATTGGGCCATATCCCTCTGCTTCTCTCGATAAGATTATTTGATGAAATTTAAAATAATAGTAACATGGAAAATAAATATTTGCAATATTCGAGATTTATTTTTTGTTTACTATTTTATTTTTCCATTCTGTCGCTTCTTTTTCTGTAATAGTCTTTTCTAATTTTTTATCCCAATGATCTAACAATGTATTCCATATACGAGCATAAACATGATCATTTTTTTCATCATAAAGTATGAGTTCTATACATGGTACATCGTTAATTTGGTCAAATTCAGTTGATTCAACTGATGAAATTTGAACTGCATCAGAATTTATTTCATCCATGTTATTTTCGAAGTCTATAGAGCGAATTTGGTCTATTATGAGATTCTCTGAAATTGATATTTCGTCATGCTGCTTATAATACCGATAAATTTCTTCAGGAAAATCCTCATATGCTAATACTTCCTCTATATCACCTTGCAAAAATGCTTCATGAGACGGACTATATAATAGTTCTTTTGTTGCAATCTCCTGATCTTCTTCATAGACGCCACTCTTTAATTGTACCTGTCCTTTTTCAGTAATATGAAAAATATGCTCATTTTTCTCAATAAGCCCCATTTTCTCCATTTTCGTTAAAAGGTCATGAACAAATAAGTGCTCCACTAAAAGAATATCGCTAATTTGTTGTGCACTTTTGAATTGTGCCTTTTGAACGGATATTAGTATCATCTTCATTAAAATATCCATTTGTCTTCGAACAACCGGTTTGTAGGTTACATTTACTGTGTGTATTGGTAGACACCAAATATCAGTCTGTAGTAATTGATGGGATTGCTGCGACTTTAATTTTTCAAGTAATGATTGTAATTGCATATAAACTCCTAAGCTTTAAGTACTTAATTGTTAATGTAATAACGATAACCGTTCTGGTTTTTTACAGTGTTTAACAAATTTTGGTACATTAATTGTGTTTCTTTCTTTTTCGGACGTACCGTAAACATATCTGTACTGCCTATTAACATAAGTAATTCTCTAGCACGTGATAAAGCAACATTTAATCGACGATAATCCTTCGCAAAGCCAATATCGCCATGCTTATTATCATTATTACGAACCATACTTACTAAAATAATATCCATCTCCATACCTTGGAACTTATCAACGGATCCGGTACGAATGTGTACATGCTGTAAATCACATTCCTCAATGAGTTGGTTAATTTTTCGAACTTGTTCAGCATAGAAACTAATAACACCTACTGATTTCAACGCATCTTTTTCAATTAATCCATTCTCTTTTGCAAGTTTTACTGCTTGATCTAAATCAATAAGTAATCGATGAATGATTTTCAATTCTGCCTCATTAAATAAACTGGAGCCTTCCTTCATCCTTTGTTCAAAATATGCTTGTTCATTTGGAATATCAAACCATAATAAGTGGTCTTTTCTTTTGATAAATTGATTTTCTAGTTTATGGTCACGCATTTCATCGGAATTTGTTAACCCGCATTTTAAAGAATCACTTTCATTTTCATAAAAAGGTGCAATCGATTGCATGATATTTTCGTGCATTCGATATTGGATGGCTAGCATTTTCTTATTTGTTCGAGGTAGATTTTTATAAAGTCTTTCGAATAAAGACTCCTCAAGTAGCTTTTCTAGCTCCCTCTTTTGCTCAAAGGTATTGCTGTCTTTTATCACTTCTTCTAGCGTTTCCTCGAATGTTTCATCTCCAATCAATGGAGGTAATTGATGATGATCCCCTACCAATATAATTTTCTTTCCTTTTAACATTGGGAGTAGTAATTCGGGCGGTGTTGCCTTTGATACTTCATCAATAATGACAACATCAAAAATCGGATAGTTGTCCATAAACTCTTTATTCGCTGAGGCCACGCACGTAGTACCAATTACATTCGCATGCTTTACGTATAGTTTGCGAATTTCTTCTAAGTCATGCTCTGTAGAGTGCTCTAGTAGTGTCTTCCATTCTTTATGTAGCACCTCCGCAACTGGAAGCATTTCGATTTTTTCTTTTAAAACTTCAATATCCTTCTTCAGCTCACTCGATTTTTTCTGTGTCTTTTCTAATTCGGCTTCAGGATTTTGTTTCGTTATTTGTTCAACTTCAACAAATCGTTTCTCTAGTTGGATGCCTGTAGCATTTAATTGTTTTAGTTCTTCTATCATTTCATTTAAAGCATTTTGACCAGTTTGAATTTGACGATTGACTTGCTCTACTTCCTCTGTTTTCACTGCAAGCTTTGATTGAATTTGGACAGGTTTTTCCATGTTGTCTTTGAGCTTTTCAATATTAACTTCCAATTCACGAATAGCAGTATTAGGATCGGTCACTAACTCCATTTCACTCTCATCAAATTCAAATTGTTTTAGCTGATCTTTTGTTCGATTTAACAACAGTGTGATATTTGATTGTCTTTCTTTTAGAGATGCTAATTGAGATTGGTTGTTCCCTGTTTGATCTGTAATTTGATCGATTACTTCTTCTTTAATTTTAGTAAAGACTATTTTAGACTCCTCAATTAGTGCATTATATTTTTCCGTTAGATGGTTTAAAGAAATCCTTCTAACATATAATTCTTTCATGAAACGATTGCCGTTTTCTTGATTTACTTTCTTTTTTGCAAAGGCATAACTAAGCTCTGTTAAAAACTCATTAATTTCCTGTAAGGAATATTGATGATTCATAGGAGCGGATTCAAATTGGAATTGAATTCTAAGGGTGTTTTGACAGTATTCTACCGCCTTATTAAAACGAATCGAAACATCTTTTAACGATTGATAATTTAAAAGATGTTGATGGATTTTCTCCATATCAGAAAATAATTGATTTAAAACATAGCCCCTTCTAATTTTATTAGTTTCTATATATTGTTCGATATCGTTTAGCTTCTTTATGGATTTAACTTCATTTACTTTTTCAATTAAACTTGATGAAGATGGTTCTAATTGAGTTATCTTCATTGAAATAGTATTTAATTCATTCTCATATTCGTTAAATTGCGATTGTAGTTTTTGATAGTTAATTCGCTGCTTATACTTTTCAATTTGTGTGTAAGCTTCTTTTATTTGTTCTTCTATAGATTCAACTGTTCCAAGCTGCGCTAGTTGATCATTTAATTCGTGAATTCTAGTCGTAATTTTATCTTTCGTCTCAAATAATTTTCCAAGGGCAAGCTCTGTTTTTTCTCGTTCTTTTTTCAGGGGGATGATTTTCTTTTTTAACGATGAAATTTCTTCCGTAATTTTTTCGAGCTCTTGTTTTGCGTCGTTTTTCTTCTTTATTGCTAAGTTTAATGTTTCTTCTTGAGTCTTTAAATGTTCAATTTCACTTTGGCATTTGCTAATTTCT
Above is a genomic segment from Lysinibacillus sp. PLM2 containing:
- a CDS encoding membrane protein, which produces MLVELTALHWIYVLFIVLIIGFMVMRRDTTLISTLGIFLIAIVATADFTASVSGVFKSFVFATTELLSTILIICIIVAMSKVLQKTGINEVMVTPFTKIFKSPGLAFWTIGILMMVISWFFWPSPAVALLGAVMLPVAIRAGLPALGVAMAMNLFGHGIALSSDFIIQGAPKLTADAAGIPVTDVVMASIPLVIVMGAVTTLVAFILLKREMKRGSMEMVGTFDGEHVEEKPEDLLSLRQKQIFAVLIPVAFILDVVAMAVFNLSGGDATAIVGGTAILILLILSMFAYKNGGLEKTTSHLIEGFQFGFKVFGPVIPIAAFFYMGDAGFTTIIGDFLPTDSQGIVNDLGIALASVVPLTSEIAAITLTGVGAITGLDGSGFSGITLAGSIANLFGTAIESGTATLTALGQIAAIWVGGGTLVPWALIPAAAICNVSPFELARRNLIPVVVGLIVTTIVAMFII
- the paaJ gene encoding acetyl-CoA acetyltransferase, coding for MVYIIEGSRTAFGSFGGSFLNTEDVNLGVSVTKEAIRRSSVNTENIDEIIFGNIIHTHKNSAYLARHIGLKSGLPQKSSALTVNRLCGSGLQAILCGAQSILLGDANIIVAGGTENMSRAPHVLRGTRFSNPNKAPEIDDMLWGTLTDEYIGCGMGITAENLAKQYQITREEQDEFALHSHMKAMKAMESGRFSKEIVPVVTKNAKGQEIVAEKDEHVRSNIDIEKMSSLKPAFLKDGTVTAGNASGINDGAAAVVVASEEAVRQYNLKPLSKIVAWAVAGVDPNIMGIGPVPAIQKVLNKSNLTLDDIDLFELNEAFAAQSLAVIKELQLDQDKINVNGGAIALGHPVGASGARITYSLAKELQLQNKKYGIASLCIGGGQGIAVLLENSLIL
- a CDS encoding lipase, with the translated sequence MPIHSYILQHFEQFSDDRTNGIHSESPPNERRPDVFQIEDQQIDFASLHLPIRIYTPKDMPHYSLLVFLNGGEIISGDWESSDIACRMLASFSGYKVISIDYTPLLKKSVSATFDGSYAALKWITSNAHKFGGDHDNVSICGDSIGASLATSIIIQSIQTKDFILSNQLLFYPIIDFTNEVEKSEYLSRKMYNAKYGVDILKLMPLTTNLIPLSLLQTDKNYLSKMPKTLIFTAEYDPFCDEGELYAEKIKTAGTHIKHIRFDGNIHGFMQYFPGSPDYMRGYELSAEFLMKEEKEVIL
- a CDS encoding MBL fold metallo-hydrolase, encoding MDEQLNYGNDYKFIPMTSILSGIGKEITSDIFVLTIQVVNVCFVGDKKDWTLIDAGMPKSADTIIQEAENRFGPNARPNAIVLTHGHFDHVGAVIELIKHWNVPVYAHELEIPYLTGQKKYPEADTSVEGGLVARMSFYFPNDPIHLGSHVQPLPKDGTIPGLSGWKWIPTPGHSPGHVSLFRENDRALIVGDAFVTVKQESLFKVLVQEKEISGPPRYFTINWNQARESVQKLSYLNPTIAVTGHGIPMAGEELKENLAKLAKEFDEIAKPKYGRYIHEYEN
- a CDS encoding DNA-directed RNA polymerase sigma-70 factor — protein: MQHLELSKQAINGNHASFLQILEANEDIYYRIAYSFLRNEHDALEAIQEFTYRSFKKIHTVRQPQFLSTWLIRVLLNVCHDMKKKINRIELKEDIEIIQHENLNHLELAEVIAKLPTEQQHLIYLKYYRELKNEEIAKEFNIPEGTVKSRLHATLRKLRSLFSEEGR
- the metA gene encoding homoserine O-succinyltransferase, which encodes MPINIPKNLPAGEVLRQEKIFIMEEDRAKTQEIRPLNILVFNLMPEKEKTELQLLRLLGNTPLQTNVTFLNTATYASKNVSKSHLQLFYKTFDEIKHRRFDGMIITGAPVERMEFKEVNYWDEITRVMDWAKVNVTSCMYICWGAQAALYHHFGIGKFELPKKCSGIYSHVITDLTVDLVRGFNDEFVAPHSRHTDVSLEEVRNHPDLRLLSFSEDAGAFIIQSKDTKHIMITGHLEYDAHTLADEYQRDVEKGEPVEIPVNYFPQNDPTKEPKNTWRAHSHLLFYNWLNYYVYQETPYDWHYAEDTIEYHI